Below is a genomic region from Nocardioides panacis.
CCGACGGACCGGTCGAGCGAGATGGGCCCGCTGATCTCCGCCCACCAGCGCTCCGTCGTGCAGGGGTACGTCGACGAGGTCGACGTCGCCTTCGCCGGCAGCACGCCCGAGGGGCCCGGGTTCTGGGTGCCGCCGACCGTCGTGCTCGCCGGCTCCCCGGACGAGCGGATCTGGCGCGAGGAGGTGTTCGGCCCGGTCGTCGCGGTGATGCCCTTCGACGACGAGGCCGACGCCGTGGCCCGGGCCAACGACACCGAGTACGGCCTGTCCGGCTCGGTCTTCACCAACGACGTCGGCAAGGCGCTGCGCGTCGCGCGCGGCATCCAGGCCGGCAACCTGTCGGTGAACTCGAACTCCGCGGTGCGCTACTGGACCCCGTTCGGCGGCTACAAGCAGTCCGGCCTCGGCCGCGAGCTCGGCCCGGACGCCCCGAACGCCTTCACCGAAGAGAAGAACATCTTCATCTCCCACTCACGCTGACCCGTCACCCACGCACCCCTTTCCCCGGCGTGTCGTGGCACAAGTGACGGGTCGCCCAGGAAAGGACGCACGACATGGCAGGACGTCTGGACGGCAGGGTGGCCGTCGTCACCGGCGGGTGCTCCGGCATCGGCCTGGCGACGGTCAAGCGGTTCGCCGAGGAGGGCGCGCAGGTGGTCATCGGCGACCTGGACGACGCCCGGGGCAAGGAGGTCGTGGCCGGCATCGCGGGGCTGTTCGTGCACTGCGACGTCACCGACAAGGAGCAGGTCGACGCGCTGTTCAAGGCCGCCAAGGACACCTACGGCTCGGTCGACATCGCGTTCAACAACGCGGGCATCTCGCCGCCCGAGGACGACTCGATCCTGGACACCGACCTCGACGCCTGGCGCAAGGTGCAGGAGGTCAACCTGACCAGCGTGTACCTCTGCTGCAAGGCGGCGCTGCCCTACATGCTCGAGCAGAAGCGCGGCTCGATCATCAACACCGCCTCGTTCGTCGCGGTGATGGGTGCGGCCACCTCGCAGATCTCCTACTCGGCCTCCAAGGGCGGGGTGCTCTCGATGTCGCGCGAGCTCGGCGTGCAGTTCGCGCGCGACGGCGTGCGGGTCAACGCGCTGTGCCCCGGGCCGGTCAACACCCCGCTGCTGCAGGAGCTGTTCGCGAAGGACGAGGACCGGGCGCAGCGGCGGCTGGTGCACGTCCCGATGGGCCGGTTCGCCGAGCCGGAGGAGATCGCCAACGCCGTGCTGTTCCTGGCCTCCGACGAGTCCAGCTTCATCACCGCCAACACGTTCCTCGTCGACGGCGGGATCTCCGGCGCCTACGTCACCCCGCTGTGACGCACGTCGAGCCGCTCGTCGGCCTGTCCACCTACCGGGAGCAGGCCCGGTGGGGGGGTGTGGGACCAGCCGGCCGACCTGCTGCCCACGACGTACGTCGACGCGGTGACCCGCGCGGGCGGCGTACCCGTGCTGCTGCCACCGCAGGACCCGTCGACCGCGCGCGCCGTCGTGGCCCGGCTCGACGCCCTGGTGATCACCGGCGGCGCGGACGTCGACCCGGGCCGGTACGCCGCAGAGCCGCACCCGCGGACGGTCAGCTGGCGGACCGACCGGGACGCCTGGGAGCTGGCGCTCCTCGACGCCGCCGACGCCAGGAGCCTGCCGGTGCTGGGGATCTGCCGCGGGATGCAGGTGATGGCGGTGCACCGCGGGGGCCGGCTCGTCCAGCACCTCCCCGACGACGTGGGGCACGAGACGCACTCGCCGGGCGGGGACGTCTTCGGCGACGTCGAGGTGTCGGTCAGCGCGGGCACCCGGCTCCGGGGGCTGGTCGGCGAGGAGGGCCTGGTGTCCTGCCACCACCACCAGGCGGTCGCCGAGCACCCCGGCTACACCGCCTCCGCGTACGCCGCCGACGGCACGCTCGAGGCGATGGAGGCCGCCGGCGACCGGTTCGAGGTGGCCGTCCAGTGGCACCCCGAGACGCGCGCCGACGCCGGCCTGTTCAGCGGTCTGGTGGCCGCGGCCGTCGACGCCGGCTGACCCCGGCGTCGCGCGAACGCACCCTCCGCCCCGGTCTGCTCCGACTCGTCCGCGATCCTCCTCCGGCCGCTCCCGAAGAACACTCCGGAGCAAGCGGACGTAGCGGCCATCGGCCCTTGCGGTCGGCAGAAACAGGCGCACTATGAGATCCACGGCATGGTGCGAGGAGGGGCGCATGAGGTCTTCCGAGGTCCGAGGGGCCGGCGTCGGAGCCCGGCGGCGGAGCGTGGCCCTGACCGCCGTGCTCGTCCTCGTGGCCGGCCTGCTGGCCGCCTGCTCGTCGGCCTCGGCCAAGCCGGTGCTCACGTGGTACATCAACCCGGACACCGGTGGCCAGGACGCGGTCGCCAAGCGGTGCAGCACGAGCCAGTACACGATCACCACCCAGGTGCTCCCCACGGACGCCGGCCAGCAGCGCATCCAGCTGGCCCGCCGCCTCGCGGCCGGTGACTCGAGCATCGACCTGATGAGCATCGACCCGCCCTACACCGCGGAGTTCGCCAACGCCGGCTACCTGGCCCCCATCCCGGCCGACCTCGCCTCGACGTTCGCCAAGCGGTCCTTCCGCAGCGCGGTCGCGGCGGCGACCTGGAAGGGCCGACTGGTCGTGGCGCCGTTCTGGTCCAACACCCAGGTGCTGTGGTACCGCAAGTCCTTCGTCAAGAAGGCCGGCATCGACATGAACCGGCCGGTGACCTGGACGCAGATCATCAAGACCGCCTCGCAGAACGGCGGCACGGTCGCGGTCCAGGCGAACAAGTACGAGGGGTACGTCGTGTGGATCAACGCCCTCGTCTCGGGCGCCGGCGGGACGCTCGTGAAGAACGCCGCCAAAGGGGTCGACGCGACGATCTCCGTCAACTCGCCCGCCGGGCACGCCGCCGCCGGCGTGATCGAGGACCTGGCGCACTCCAAGGCCGCTCCGGCCGACCTGTCGGTGTCCACCGAAGGCACGGCCGGCACGACGTTCGGCGGTCCCACCGGGGCCTTCATGGTCAACTGGACCTACATCTTCCACAACTACGACTCCGACGCCCCGCAGGTCGCCAAGGACATCGGCTACACGACGTATCCGCGGACCCTGCCGGGTCGGCCGGCCCGGCCGCCGTACGGCGGGATCGGGATCGGGGTCAGCAAGTTCTCCGCCCACGCCGCGCTGGCCACCCAGGCGCTCTCCTGCCTGACGTCGCCGACCAGCCAGGGCGTGAACGCCAAGATCACCGGCAACATGCCGTCCAGCGCCGCGGGCTACCAGTACGCGCCGCTGAGGAAGATCTACCCGGCGAACCTCCTGGCGCTGTTCCAGAAGAGCCTGGTGCTGGCCGCGCCCCGGTCGGTGACGCCGTACTGGAGCGACATCTCCAGCGCGTTGCAGAGCACGTGGCACTCGCCGACCAGCGTGAACGCCTCGACGCCCCAGAAGTCGGCGAGCTTCATCGAGCAGGTCCTGCAGGGAAAGGCGCTGCTGTGACGACCACCGTGTCCACCCCGACGACGAGCGCGGCCGAGCCGCACGCCAGCGACCGGGCCACCGCGGAGAACCGGCTGGGTCTCAAGCTGGTCGCCCCGGCGGTGGTGATGATGCTGCTGGTGACCGCCTACCCCATGCTGCAGGCGCTCTACCTCTCGCTCTTCCGCTACCGGCTGACCACCCCGGGCGAGAAGCAGTTCGTCGGGCTGGGCAACTACGCCACCGCGCTCACCGACTCGCTCTTCTGGCAGGACCTGTTCAACACCGTGGTGATCATGGTCGTGAGCGTGGCGGTGGAGCTGGTGATCGGCTTCGCGTTCGCCATGGTGATGCACCGGATCATCGTCGCCCGCGGCCTGATGCGTACCTCGATCCTCATCCCCTACGGGATCATCACCGTGGTCTCGGCCTTCGCCTGGCAGTTCGCGTTCAGCCTCAACAACGGGTTCGTCAACGGCTGGTTCCAGTGGCTGCCGTGGATCAGCGCGGACACCAACTGGTTCGGCTCCCACTGGCCGGCGATGTTCGCGATCATCGTCTCCGAGATCTGGAAGACCACCCCGTTCATGGCGCTGCTGCTGCTCGCCGGGCTGTCCCAGGTGTCCGACGACATGCTCGAGGCCGCGCAGGTGGACGGCGCGACGTGGTGGCAGCGGCTGTACAAGGTGATCCTGCCGAACATGCGCGCGGCGATCATGGTGGCGGTGCTGTTCCGCGCGCTCGACGCGTTCCGGATCTTCGACAACATCTTCGTGATGACCAAGGGTGCGCAGGGCACCGAGTCCAGCTCGTTCCTGACCTACCGGCAGGTGATCGAGCAGTTCCAGCTCGGCATGGGCTCGGCGCTGTCGGTGCTGCTGTTCCTCGCGGTGCTGCTGCTGGCGTTCCTGATCGTCCGGCTGTTCCGCGTCGACCTGGCGCAGGCGAGGGGTGAGGCGTGATGAGAGGACGGACCGCCGTCGGGATCTGGACCGGCTTCGTGCTGATCCTGGTCTGGTGCCTGCTGCCCGTGGTCTGGATCCTGTCGCTGTCGTTCAAGCCGGTCTCCGAGACCACCGTGGGCAGCCCGCAGTTCCTCCCGAAGACCTGGACGACCCAGAACTACTCCGACATCATCGCCAACCCCGACTTCACCCGTGCGCTGCTGAACTCCTTCGGCATCGCGCTGATCTCCACGGCGCTGGCGGTCCTCTTCGCGACGTTCGCCGCGTACGCCATCGCCCGGCTGGAGTTCCGCGGCAAGCGGCTCGTGCTCTCGCTGGCGCTGGCGATCGCGATGTTCCCGGTGGTGTCGCTGGTCGGCCCGCTGTTCGACATGTGGCGCGCGGTCGGGCTGTTCAACACCTGGCCGGGGCTGATCATCCCGTACATGTCGTTCACGCTGCCTCTGGCGATCTGGACGCTGTCGGCGTTCTTCCGGGAGATCCCGTGGGAGATGGAGCAGGCCGCGCAGGTCGACGGCGCCACCAACTGGCAGGCCTTCCGGAAGGTGATCGTGCCGCTCGCGGCGCCCGGCGTGTTCACGGCCGCGATCCTGACCTTCTTCTTCGCCTGGAACGAGTTCGTGCTCGCGATCTCGCTGACCTCGACGACGGCGGCCCGCACGGTGCCGGCCCAGCTGTCGTACTTCGTCGGGCCGGACCCGTTCAACCCGCCGTACTCCCAGCTCGCGACCGCCTCGGTCGTGGTGACCATCCCGGTGGTCCTGATCGTCCTGCTGTTCCAGCGCCGTATCGTCGCCGGGCTCACCGCCGGCGCAGTGAAGGGGTGAGACCCGCGTGGCCGCCATCGAGATGAAGCACATCGTCAAGAAGTACGGCGACGGCTTCCCGGCCGTCAACGACGTGAGCATCGACGTCAAGGACGGCGAGTTCATGATCCTGGTGGGGCCCTCGGGCTGCGGGAAGTCCACGCTGCTGAGGATGATCGTCGGCCTGGAGGACATCACCTCCGGCGACATGGTGGTCGGCGGCGACCGGGTCAACGACAAGGCGCCGCGCGAGCGCAACCTCGCGATGGTGTTCCAGAACTACGCGCTCTACCCGCACCTGACGGTCTACGAGAACATCGCCTTCCCGCTGCGGCTGTCCAAGCAGTTCAGCGAGAAGGAGATCGACGAGAAGGTCCGCCAGGCCAGCGAGCTCCTCGAGCTCGACGAGCACCTCGAGCGCCGGCCGGCGAACCTCTCCGGCGGTCAGCGGCAGCGGGTCGCGATGGGGCGGGCGATCGTCCGCCAGGCCGAGGCGTTCCTGTTCGACGAGCCGCTGTCGAACCTCGACGCCAAGCTGCGCGGCCAGATGCGCACCGAGATCTCCCGGCTGCAGCGCCGGCTCGGCATCACCACGGTCTACGTCACGCACGACCAGACCGAGGCGATGACCCTCGGCGACCGGGTCGCCGTGCTCAAGCGCGGCATCCTGCAGCAGCTCGCGACCCCGCGCGAGCTCTACGAGCACCCCAACAACCTGTTCGTCGCCGGGTTCATCGGCTCCCCGCCGATGAACTTCCTGCCGGCGACCGTCGAGGGGGAGACCGTCAGCCTCCCGTTCGGGAAGGTGTCGATCCCGCCGGAGAAGGCCCGGCTCGCCCAGGGCAAGGGCCTGCTGATCGCCGGCATCCGGCCCG
It encodes:
- a CDS encoding gamma-glutamyl-gamma-aminobutyrate hydrolase family protein, with protein sequence MWDQPADLLPTTYVDAVTRAGGVPVLLPPQDPSTARAVVARLDALVITGGADVDPGRYAAEPHPRTVSWRTDRDAWELALLDAADARSLPVLGICRGMQVMAVHRGGRLVQHLPDDVGHETHSPGGDVFGDVEVSVSAGTRLRGLVGEEGLVSCHHHQAVAEHPGYTASAYAADGTLEAMEAAGDRFEVAVQWHPETRADAGLFSGLVAAAVDAG
- a CDS encoding extracellular solute-binding protein, which produces MRSSEVRGAGVGARRRSVALTAVLVLVAGLLAACSSASAKPVLTWYINPDTGGQDAVAKRCSTSQYTITTQVLPTDAGQQRIQLARRLAAGDSSIDLMSIDPPYTAEFANAGYLAPIPADLASTFAKRSFRSAVAAATWKGRLVVAPFWSNTQVLWYRKSFVKKAGIDMNRPVTWTQIIKTASQNGGTVAVQANKYEGYVVWINALVSGAGGTLVKNAAKGVDATISVNSPAGHAAAGVIEDLAHSKAAPADLSVSTEGTAGTTFGGPTGAFMVNWTYIFHNYDSDAPQVAKDIGYTTYPRTLPGRPARPPYGGIGIGVSKFSAHAALATQALSCLTSPTSQGVNAKITGNMPSSAAGYQYAPLRKIYPANLLALFQKSLVLAAPRSVTPYWSDISSALQSTWHSPTSVNASTPQKSASFIEQVLQGKALL
- a CDS encoding carbohydrate ABC transporter permease is translated as MTTTVSTPTTSAAEPHASDRATAENRLGLKLVAPAVVMMLLVTAYPMLQALYLSLFRYRLTTPGEKQFVGLGNYATALTDSLFWQDLFNTVVIMVVSVAVELVIGFAFAMVMHRIIVARGLMRTSILIPYGIITVVSAFAWQFAFSLNNGFVNGWFQWLPWISADTNWFGSHWPAMFAIIVSEIWKTTPFMALLLLAGLSQVSDDMLEAAQVDGATWWQRLYKVILPNMRAAIMVAVLFRALDAFRIFDNIFVMTKGAQGTESSSFLTYRQVIEQFQLGMGSALSVLLFLAVLLLAFLIVRLFRVDLAQARGEA
- a CDS encoding carbohydrate ABC transporter permease, with translation MRGRTAVGIWTGFVLILVWCLLPVVWILSLSFKPVSETTVGSPQFLPKTWTTQNYSDIIANPDFTRALLNSFGIALISTALAVLFATFAAYAIARLEFRGKRLVLSLALAIAMFPVVSLVGPLFDMWRAVGLFNTWPGLIIPYMSFTLPLAIWTLSAFFREIPWEMEQAAQVDGATNWQAFRKVIVPLAAPGVFTAAILTFFFAWNEFVLAISLTSTTAARTVPAQLSYFVGPDPFNPPYSQLATASVVVTIPVVLIVLLFQRRIVAGLTAGAVKG
- a CDS encoding 3-oxoacyl-ACP reductase → MAGRLDGRVAVVTGGCSGIGLATVKRFAEEGAQVVIGDLDDARGKEVVAGIAGLFVHCDVTDKEQVDALFKAAKDTYGSVDIAFNNAGISPPEDDSILDTDLDAWRKVQEVNLTSVYLCCKAALPYMLEQKRGSIINTASFVAVMGAATSQISYSASKGGVLSMSRELGVQFARDGVRVNALCPGPVNTPLLQELFAKDEDRAQRRLVHVPMGRFAEPEEIANAVLFLASDESSFITANTFLVDGGISGAYVTPL
- a CDS encoding ABC transporter ATP-binding protein; this encodes MAAIEMKHIVKKYGDGFPAVNDVSIDVKDGEFMILVGPSGCGKSTLLRMIVGLEDITSGDMVVGGDRVNDKAPRERNLAMVFQNYALYPHLTVYENIAFPLRLSKQFSEKEIDEKVRQASELLELDEHLERRPANLSGGQRQRVAMGRAIVRQAEAFLFDEPLSNLDAKLRGQMRTEISRLQRRLGITTVYVTHDQTEAMTLGDRVAVLKRGILQQLATPRELYEHPNNLFVAGFIGSPPMNFLPATVEGETVSLPFGKVSIPPEKARLAQGKGLLIAGIRPEHFDDAAVVEPHRLEHGSTFRAKVDVTEWLGNEAYAYIPIDLPAEIQGQLTDLERELDMEALRPQLVVSLDAASRIGEGEEAEIFVDARKMHLFDPESQENLTVGL